The Deltaproteobacteria bacterium genome includes the window TCATCGGCCACGAAGTCGGCCACGCGCTGGCGCGCCATGGCGCCGAGCGCATGAGCCAGGGGCAGCTGGCCCAGATCTTTGGCACCGGACTGGCGCTGGCGCTTGGCGGCCAAGACCCGTACGCAGCGGAAGCGGTCCTGCAGGCTTTCGGGCTTGGCGTACAGTTGGGGGTGCTGCTGCCGTATAGCCGGGCGCAGGAGTCGGAGGCCGATCACATCGGGATGATTCTCATGGCCAAAGCCGGCTACGACCCCGAGGCAGCGCTACACCTGTGGGAGCGCATGGAAAGGGCGAACGACAAGGTCCCGCCCGAATTCCTCTCCACCCATCCCAGCGCCGGCACCCGGCAACAAGACATCAAGCGCTGGCTGCCCGAAGCTCAGCGCCACTACCAACCCGATCCCAACCGGCAAATCGCCAAGCTGCCGACTCTGGCCGAGCTAGAGGCGTCCGGCGATCACGGCGAGGCGGCGTGCAAACGCTACGCGCGCACTATCGACGAGAAGGCGCGCGCGCCGCAGGCTGCGCGCATCTTGCAGGAGGCGCTCGGCAAGACGTTGGGGATTCCGGCCGCTACCGTGGACCGCCGCCAACTCGACACCCGCATCAGTCTCGGCGAAGTCGCCGTCGCCAGCGCGCTCGCCCAGGCGGGCGCCGGCAGCTTCGACGAAGTCGTCGCCGCCTACAAGCAAGG containing:
- a CDS encoding M48 family metallopeptidase, which codes for MPRMTKLRAIAPAALLLGAAIYACTSAPYTGRSQLVLVSESQEVQLGIDAYRQVLSKAVLVQEAPVLALVRRVGERVQAAADKPDYKWEFNVIDDDSMINAFALPGGKVAVYTGLFEVAQDEAGLAAVIGHEVGHALARHGAERMSQGQLAQIFGTGLALALGGQDPYAAEAVLQAFGLGVQLGVLLPYSRAQESEADHIGMILMAKAGYDPEAALHLWERMERANDKVPPEFLSTHPSAGTRQQDIKRWLPEAQRHYQPDPNRQIAKLPTLAELEASGDHGEAACKRYARTIDEKARAPQAARILQEALGKTLGIPAATVDRRQLDTRISLGEVAVASALAQAGAGSFDEVVAAYKQGKRWSAIAKDDDKVIREAIGSLRSALVEARALTRKYSRPRGR